Part of the Planococcus plakortidis genome is shown below.
GGAGGCGTTAAAGGGCAAATGGCACGAAGAATTCGGCAATGACCGTCCGATCCACATCGAGGCCGGAAGCGGGAAAGGGCGTTTCATTACGGGCATGGCTCAAGCCAACCCGGATATCAATTACATCGGAATTGAATTGTTCGAAAGCGTCATCGTGACGGCGCTTCAAGGGGCTTTAGAGCCAGAAGGCGGCATCCCGAACTTGCGCCTCTTGCAAGTGAACGCACAGGAACTTGAAACGTTTTTCGAAGCAGGCGAGATCGACCGCGTTTACTTGAACTTTTCGGATCCTTGGCCGAAGACGCGACACGCAAAACGCCGTTTGACACACGAAAGTTTCCTGAAGTTGTATGAGCGCGTCTTGCCCGAAGGCGGCGAAATTCATTTCAAGACCGACAACCGAGGGCTTTTTGAATATTCACTCACAAGCATTTCCGAATATGGTATGTTATTGAAGGATGTATCGCTGGATCTTCACGCCAACGAACCGGAATGGAATATCATGACGGAATATGAAGAAAAGTTTTTGAAAAAAGGGCAGCCGATCTACCGGCTGGAGGCGAAATTCCAAGCGTAACATCAACTCGACAAGGGGGAATTTGTATGCAGAAATTTCAATTTCACGACATGTCATTGACTTGGCTCGATGGGGGGACGACTTGGCTGGATGGCGGCACGATGTTCGGCGTCGTGCCGAAAGTAGTCTGGTCAAAACGCTATCCTGCTAATGGGCACAACCAAATTGAATTGCCGACCCATCCGATTTTAGTGCAATTTAAGGGGCACAACATTCTGATCGACAGCGGCCTTGGCACTGGCAAATTGACCGATCGCCAAAAGCGTAATTTAGGGGTTTCCTCGGAATCGCGTGTGGAAGAGGAGCTAGAAGAACTGGGCTTGTCTGCGGGAGATATTGACACGATCTTGATGACTCATCTTCACGGCGATCACGCGGCAGGCTTGACGAAAAAACAAGGGGAAACATATGTGCCTGCGTTCCCGAACGCGGAAATTTACGTGTCGGCTGTGGAATGGGAAGAAATGCAGAACCCGAACATCCGCTCGCGCAATACGTATTGGAAAGAAAACTGGGAACCGATCACCGGACAGGTCAAGACCTTCACCGATCAAGTGACCGTTTTCGACGCCATCACCATGATCCATACAGGCGGCCATTCGAATGGCCATAGCGTCATCAAGTTGGAGCAGAATGGGGAGACGATCCTTCATATGGGCGATATCATGCCGACCCATGCCCACCAAAACCCGCTTTGGGTATTGGCGTTCGACGATTATCCAATGGACTCGATCTATGCAAAAGACAAGCTGATGAAAGAAGCGCTTCCGGGCAACTTCTATTTCAGCTTCTATCACGATGCGTTCTACCGTCTCATCAAATGGAACGCAGATGGCAAAGAAATCGTCGATGCGCTCGAGCGCAAAGAAAAAGTGTTTGAATAGCAAATAGCAAAACGCCCTGCAGATGTATGCCGCAGGGCGTTTTATCGTGGCCTTTTATGATTTTGTGACTTCTAGGACAGCTCCCGTATATGCATCGGCTAAAAATTCGTATTGCTCGAGTTCA
Proteins encoded:
- the trmB gene encoding tRNA (guanosine(46)-N7)-methyltransferase TrmB — encoded protein: MRARYKPWAADLIAGHPEIVIPNPEALKGKWHEEFGNDRPIHIEAGSGKGRFITGMAQANPDINYIGIELFESVIVTALQGALEPEGGIPNLRLLQVNAQELETFFEAGEIDRVYLNFSDPWPKTRHAKRRLTHESFLKLYERVLPEGGEIHFKTDNRGLFEYSLTSISEYGMLLKDVSLDLHANEPEWNIMTEYEEKFLKKGQPIYRLEAKFQA
- a CDS encoding YtnP family quorum-quenching lactonase, with protein sequence MQKFQFHDMSLTWLDGGTTWLDGGTMFGVVPKVVWSKRYPANGHNQIELPTHPILVQFKGHNILIDSGLGTGKLTDRQKRNLGVSSESRVEEELEELGLSAGDIDTILMTHLHGDHAAGLTKKQGETYVPAFPNAEIYVSAVEWEEMQNPNIRSRNTYWKENWEPITGQVKTFTDQVTVFDAITMIHTGGHSNGHSVIKLEQNGETILHMGDIMPTHAHQNPLWVLAFDDYPMDSIYAKDKLMKEALPGNFYFSFYHDAFYRLIKWNADGKEIVDALERKEKVFE